CCGATCAGCGTGACGGCGACCTCGCCCCCGCTCTCCTCCAGCAGGGAGGCCGCCCCCTCGGGAAAGGCGCCGGTGCTGACGTAGCAGTGGAACTGTACGATCTGTCGCAGCCGGCCCTGGTAGGTCAGGCTCCAGACACGCGCTTCCGAGCTGCGGCCGACCGTGGTGCAGGCGGCGTCGAGGTCGGGATGCATCGTCAGCGTCGCCGCCGCCGCGTCGAAGCGTGCCGCCAGCGCTGCATCGGCCAGCCGCCGCGCCTGCGCGGCCGATCCCGACGCGACGCGATACTCCGCCTCGTCGCCGGCATCGTCCTTCATGCTCTCGAAGGTCAGGCGGTCGAAGGCGAGCGGCGCCTGCCCGCGATAGCCGAGGCCCAGCGCCCGCAGCCGGTCGGCGATGCGGCTCGCCCGGTTGAAGCGTTCGACGGGCCGCAGCCGCGCCGCCGCCCGCAGCACCGTCCCGTCCGCGGCGGCGGCCGCCACGTCCGGCGCGCTCGCCTCCGGTCTGCCGTCGCCGGCCTCGTCCAGGAGCAGCGGCACCCCGTCGAGCGGCGACAGGCTCGCCCGGGGACCGCCGTTCAGGCGCCAGCTCGCAAGGCCGCGCCCGGCCGAGCCGAGCGTCGGTCGGGGTGCCACCACATGCGCCGCCGCATCCGCGGCGGTGAAGGGCTCGTCCGGATCGCGCGCGTCGGTCAGCATGCGATCGAAGATCAGGCTGTAGGCGACCTCGGGATCGTAGGAGCCCATGCGCACCAGCGTGTTGTCGATCTCCACGTCCACCACGGCCTCTTCGGTCGGGTCGCACGCGCCGCAGCCTTCCGCGAGGTAGCGGTAGCCGCGGCCGGTGAGCGTTTCGAGAAAGCCGATCGCTCCGGCCGCCTCGTAGGCGGCGAGCATGAAGCTGTCGCCGGGCGACCACTGCACGCCCTGCACGAAGGTGCCGCGCCCGCCCACGCCCTCCGGGTCGAGTTCGAGCACCATGCTCTCCGACACGAGGTCGAAGACCCGCAGCTGCGAAGCCATGTCGCCGAACCAGTGCAGGAAGCGCCCCGTGGGCGAAAAGGTCGGCCGGTACCCCTCCGCCGCGATCACCTGCGCCCCCGTCGTCGCGTCCGTCACGCGGAAGTGTCCGTCGAACACCGAGAGCGTATATTCTCCGTCCGCGCTGGCCCGGCTTTCGACCGGGGTGTCGGCTGCAAAACTGTCCTGCACGACGATCTTCGGCTCGCCCGGCGCGACCGTCCGGTCGAGCGCGCCGGCAGCCGTCGCCGGCCTGCCGGGAACCGCCAGCGCCCACCCCGCCGTCATCGGCCCCGTGAGGAAGGGCGTCACCAGCGCCGAGCCGCGCCGTGCCTCCGCCAGGTGCAGCGGCACGAAGAGGCGCAGCCGGTCGGAGGCATGGCCGATCCCGAAAGGCGCCGGCTCCCCGGGTGCCAGCGCCATGAAGCCTTCGCCCGACAGCCTGACGCGCTCCGGAAGGTCGACCACCAGGAAGGCCGCTCCCTCGCAGCCCGGCGCCGGCACGCTCCACGTCAGGCGAAACGGCGCGCCGCCGCGCACGGGTGCCTCCGCCTCGATCGCCACCCGCGTCGCGTCGCGCAGCACCGCGGCGTCCAGGTCGGCGCAGGCGGGAGCCGCCGCGGCCTGCGGCACGGCAAGGCCGAGGGTCACGATCATGGCCGCGGCCAGCATCCGCACCAGCCGCCCCACGCCTTTGCCCCTCGGCCATTCCGTCATCGTCTGCTCCCGCCCGTCGTCACCGCCGATCGCAGCCATTGTGCCAACCACGGCGCGCGACGAAAACCCCTCGCGCCCGCGCGCTGGTGACAGCGGCGGACGGAGTTGCTAGAGCGCACGCCTGACACTCCCGCGCCCGAGAACCGATCCGATGCCCGATCTTCTGCTCGAACTCCGCTCCGAGGAAATACCGGCCCGCCCGCGCGCCCGCAGCGCCGCAGGCGCGAGGACGCGCAAGACGGGAACCGGCATGCGGGTGGAGGTGCTCTGATGCCCGATCTTCTGCTCGAACTCCGCTCCGAGGAAATGCCTGCCCGCCCGCGCGCCCGCAGCGCCGCAGGCGCGAGGACGCGCAAGACGGGAACCGGCATGCGGCTGGAGGTGCTCTGATGCCCGATCTTCTGCTCGAACTCCGCTCCGAGGAAATACCGGCCCGCATGCAGCGCAAGGCGGCGGGCGATCTGCGGAAGATGGTCACCGACGGTCTGGTCGAGGCGGGTCTCACCTACGAGGCGGCGCGGGAATACTGGACGCCGCGGCGGCTCGCGCTCGACATCCGCGGCGTCACCGCCCGCTCGAAGGACGTGCGCGAGGAGATCAAGGGCCCGCCCGTCAAGGCGCCGGAGGCGGCCGTGCAGGGCTTCCTGCGCAAGGCCGGCCTGGCGTCCGTCGACCAGCTTTCCGTCCAGACCGACCCGAAGAAGGGCGACTTCTACGTCGCGCTGATCGAGAAGCCCGGCCGCGCGGCCGAGGAGATCATCGCCGCCCTCATGCCCGGCATCATCCGCGACTTCCCCTGGCCGAAGTCGATGCGCTGGGGTGCGGCGTCCGCGCCGCGCGATCCGCGCTTCTACGGCGACGTGGCGAAGGGCTCCGAGAGCCTGCGCTGGGTGCGGCCGCTGCAGTCGATCCTCTGCACCTTCGGCCCCGAGACCGCCGAGCCGGTGGTCGTCGACTTCGAGGTCGACGGCCTTCGCTCCGGCAACGTCACCGTCGGCCACCGCTTCCACGCCCCGGGCGAGATCACCGTGCGCCGCTTCGACGACTACGTCTCGGCGCTGGAGGCGGCGAAGGTCGTGCTCGACGCCGAGCGCCGCAAGCAGATCATCCTGTCGGACGCCCGCAACCTCGCCTTCGCCAGCGGCCTGGACCTCGTCGAGGACGAGGGCCTGCTCGAGGAGGTCGCCGGCCTCGTCGAATGGCCGGTCGTGCTGATGGGCTCCTTCGAGGAGGAATTCCTCGCTATCCCGCCGGAAGTGATCCGCCTCACCATCCGCGCCAACCAGAAGTGCTTCGTCACGCGGCCGCATGGCGCCGCCCCCGAGGCCGGGCTCGCCCCCCGCTTCATCCTCACCGCCAACATCGAGGCCGACGACGGCGGCGCCGAGATCGTCCACGGCAACGGCAAGGTCGTTCGCGCGCGGCTCTCCGACGCCGTGCATTTCTGGAAGACCGACCAGGCCGACCTGCCCGACCTCGCCGCGCTGCAGCCGTCGGCCGAAAGGTTCGGCCTCGACCTGAAGAAGCCGCTGGACCAGCGCATGGCCCGCCTCGACCATCTGGGCGTCACCTTCCACGCCAGGCTCGGCACGCAAGGCGAACGCGTCCAGCGCATCGCCAGGCTCGCCGAAGAGATCGCGGCGTCTCTCCCCCCCTCCCCCCTGAGGGGAGGGGTAAGGGGTGGGGGTACGCCTCCCGCCGACGCCTCGCACCTGGCCGCTCACCACGACGGCGATGCCGACCTCCCCGCGCTCGCCCGCCGCGCCGCGGTGCTCGCCAAGGCCGACCTGCAGACCGAGATCGTCGGCGAGTTCCCCGAACTCCAGGGCGCCATGGGCCGCAAATACGCGCTGCTCCAGGGCGAACACCCTTCCGTCGCCGCAGCACTCGAAGCCCACTACAAGCCGCAGGGCCCC
The nucleotide sequence above comes from Aquibium microcysteis. Encoded proteins:
- a CDS encoding caspase family protein, with product MTEWPRGKGVGRLVRMLAAAMIVTLGLAVPQAAAAPACADLDAAVLRDATRVAIEAEAPVRGGAPFRLTWSVPAPGCEGAAFLVVDLPERVRLSGEGFMALAPGEPAPFGIGHASDRLRLFVPLHLAEARRGSALVTPFLTGPMTAGWALAVPGRPATAAGALDRTVAPGEPKIVVQDSFAADTPVESRASADGEYTLSVFDGHFRVTDATTGAQVIAAEGYRPTFSPTGRFLHWFGDMASQLRVFDLVSESMVLELDPEGVGGRGTFVQGVQWSPGDSFMLAAYEAAGAIGFLETLTGRGYRYLAEGCGACDPTEEAVVDVEIDNTLVRMGSYDPEVAYSLIFDRMLTDARDPDEPFTAADAAAHVVAPRPTLGSAGRGLASWRLNGGPRASLSPLDGVPLLLDEAGDGRPEASAPDVAAAAADGTVLRAAARLRPVERFNRASRIADRLRALGLGYRGQAPLAFDRLTFESMKDDAGDEAEYRVASGSAAQARRLADAALAARFDAAAATLTMHPDLDAACTTVGRSSEARVWSLTYQGRLRQIVQFHCYVSTGAFPEGAASLLEESGGEVAVTLIGQTLDGDMLAFDPRYADNPEMLADAEDAGDAPDELLDMTFHDELRVFRPDERHLALLNSRGELALLDLADRSVTFRQARLEGFANVAEIALSDDGRHLVQINADGRFFVHAIGSGAAVLAGRFVDDEVVAYGSGFRFEATPEGARHVHLKFPGDRNLYELAQFGGVLAASGLVEETLRGGARPGAAAPGIPPRLTLRARAGATKGEAIFEAVAEGEADLARLTLFRDGRPVEAVPLSGRTAAVERRVTLSPETRVVSARVLDARGLASLTVDVAVGEIEGQRPVDGPAQARGRLFVLAVGTDRYDDPAIGTLRYAVQDARRFAAAAAAGSPYYAGVETEVIADAAELAALLPSRLDVIAARMGPDDTLFLHVAGHGLVDEAGAFRLADRGTRLDGLAQTAIGMDDLSAALRRLPGRVFVFLDACHSGAAGTASNDAAVDGLLSQGAAAVAVISASKGRQFSLEGPRFGGGAFTAALAAIFSDRATADANGDGALDFDEVYRALKRRVVTETGGRQTPWIARSGLAGTAPLL
- the glyS gene encoding glycine--tRNA ligase subunit beta produces the protein MPDLLLELRSEEIPARMQRKAAGDLRKMVTDGLVEAGLTYEAAREYWTPRRLALDIRGVTARSKDVREEIKGPPVKAPEAAVQGFLRKAGLASVDQLSVQTDPKKGDFYVALIEKPGRAAEEIIAALMPGIIRDFPWPKSMRWGAASAPRDPRFYGDVAKGSESLRWVRPLQSILCTFGPETAEPVVVDFEVDGLRSGNVTVGHRFHAPGEITVRRFDDYVSALEAAKVVLDAERRKQIILSDARNLAFASGLDLVEDEGLLEEVAGLVEWPVVLMGSFEEEFLAIPPEVIRLTIRANQKCFVTRPHGAAPEAGLAPRFILTANIEADDGGAEIVHGNGKVVRARLSDAVHFWKTDQADLPDLAALQPSAERFGLDLKKPLDQRMARLDHLGVTFHARLGTQGERVQRIARLAEEIAASLPPSPLRGGVRGGGTPPADASHLAAHHDGDADLPALARRAAVLAKADLQTEIVGEFPELQGAMGRKYALLQGEHPSVAAALEAHYKPQGPTDTVPTDPVAIAVALADKLDTLVGFWAIDEKPTGSKDPYALRRAALGVIRILVENGVRLGLFDTLFRASVEIELAVEYLRDQRRRALVAELNKQGLLFEAKNLEASLVHREDREETEIESALGVSLLEAECADLLSFFHDRLKVYLRDKGARHDLIDAVLAGGGRPISPLVGEMSGRTEGGAQARPLHASENQAELTPQPAIPYDVDRLHSATPPSALPGISPTRGEIGAPPAATSSPLAGEGASTNDDLLMIVRRVEALSDLLGTEDGKNLVAGTKRAANILAAEEKKGTRVAARVDAALLSEPSEVALHAAVETAEQEAATAIAQEDFAAAMRALAALRAPIDAFFEAVMVNAEDEAVRANRLALLSRIRGATGQVADFSKIAG